TTTCAGAAAAAAAAGAACAAATAGCCTAATGCTTGCAGGTTTACAAAAAACCACCTTAGTTAATTTTCCCCGCCGCGTCGCAGCGGCGGTTTTTTTGCCCGGCTGCAATATGCGATGCCCCTACTGCCACAATGCAGAGCTCGCCCTAGCCTCGCCTTCTTCCTTTAATGCAAATCAGGAAAGCTCCAACGATTATTATGAGCTTAGCGAAATCTACACATTTTTAGAAAAAAGAAAAGACCTTATTTCAGGCCTTGTAATATCAGGGGGGGAGCCCTTCATGTCCCCGGCCTTGTTAGAGCTAATTAAAAGAGCCAAGGCCTTAAACCTTGCAGTTAAAATAGACACAAACGGTCTTTTTCCGGAACGCATAGAAGAGATTTTAAGCTCTCCCAATCTTAAACCTGACATGATAGCCCTCGACCTAAAAACTTCGCCTGAAAGGTACGGGGAACTTTTAGCTTCAAAAACCGATTCAGCCGCAGAAAAAGCAAAAACAGCACTTCTAAAAACCCTCGATATTCTAAAATCAAATACCGAAAAAACGGAAGTAGAATATAGAACCGTTTTGGCTCCGTACCTCGTATTTGA
The DNA window shown above is from Treponema denticola and carries:
- a CDS encoding anaerobic ribonucleoside-triphosphate reductase activating protein, which produces MLAGLQKTTLVNFPRRVAAAVFLPGCNMRCPYCHNAELALASPSSFNANQESSNDYYELSEIYTFLEKRKDLISGLVISGGEPFMSPALLELIKRAKALNLAVKIDTNGLFPERIEEILSSPNLKPDMIALDLKTSPERYGELLASKTDSAAEKAKTALLKTLDILKSNTEKTEVEYRTVLAPYLVFEDEIKKIASILPKTARWRLAQFVPGACLAPEWNSVEPYPLSQAQALSAIAKSLIPDTELR